The following are encoded together in the Dickeya lacustris genome:
- the hypT gene encoding hypochlorite stress DNA-binding transcriptional regulator HypT yields MLNNIETKWLYDFIALEAHRSFTLAAETRNISQSSFSRRIQALEEAVGFALFDRAAQPLQLTEPGKIFHAHVRNTLDDLEYQIHKLHGGSQYKNRITIAAAHSLSVFVMPHWLADVPDRQAMIFAVESIDVDDAVRNLKEGRSDFIFSFHNEELLSDPFRHTPMMDSMLYPVCACDAAGKPLFDLKASSLPLLNYTDTSYMGRQVNRYLATQPPTRFSVNFVSSMSELLKRMAMQGHGIAWLPDYAIRDELARRELVVLKLERAVMKMQVYLYRLDARLNMASEAFWRIMQARAPERL; encoded by the coding sequence ATGCTAAATAATATTGAAACCAAATGGTTATATGATTTTATTGCGCTGGAAGCACATCGCAGTTTTACGCTGGCGGCAGAGACCCGCAACATCTCGCAATCCTCCTTTAGCCGCCGGATTCAGGCGCTGGAAGAGGCGGTGGGGTTCGCCTTATTCGATCGCGCCGCCCAACCGTTGCAGCTCACGGAGCCCGGCAAAATTTTTCATGCCCATGTGCGCAACACGCTCGATGACCTCGAATACCAGATTCATAAACTGCACGGCGGCAGCCAGTATAAAAACCGGATAACCATTGCCGCAGCCCACTCGCTATCGGTGTTTGTGATGCCGCACTGGCTGGCCGACGTTCCTGACCGGCAAGCGATGATTTTTGCCGTTGAGTCTATCGACGTCGATGATGCCGTCCGTAATTTGAAGGAAGGGCGCAGTGATTTTATTTTCTCGTTTCATAATGAGGAGCTACTGTCTGACCCGTTTCGCCACACGCCGATGATGGACTCGATGCTCTATCCGGTGTGTGCCTGCGATGCGGCGGGCAAACCGCTGTTTGACCTGAAAGCGTCTTCGCTGCCGTTACTCAATTATACCGACACCAGCTACATGGGGCGGCAGGTTAACCGCTATCTGGCCACACAGCCGCCGACGCGTTTTAGCGTCAATTTCGTCTCCTCGATGAGTGAATTGCTCAAACGCATGGCGATGCAAGGCCACGGCATTGCCTGGCTGCCGGATTACGCGATTCGTGACGAGCTGGCGCGCCGTGAACTGGTGGTGCTGAAACTGGAGCGGGCGGTGATGAAAATGCAGGTCTATTTATATCGGCTCGATGCGCGGCTGAATATGGCTTCCGAAGCCTTTTGGCGCATCATGCAGGCGCGTGCGCCGGAGCGTTTATGA
- a CDS encoding aspartate/glutamate racemase family protein, giving the protein MNPVIGILGGMGPGATVDAMQKLIRHTPARKDQEHIPTIAVSIPDIPDRTACLLHHSASPLAKMIEYLYVLENAGATCIIMPCNTAHYWFAELKRHSRVEMLSIIDAACQQVQAQRLQHVAILATTATVQGGIYQQALAAQQVRCTLPDAAQQEAVMGSIYAYKAGDEAAARALLLPVAAALQQRGVEKIILACTELPLILAPEVQASPGHYLDATEALIRQTVDWYYRHQPSSPLAA; this is encoded by the coding sequence ATGAACCCTGTGATCGGCATTCTTGGTGGTATGGGCCCCGGAGCCACGGTGGATGCCATGCAAAAGCTCATCCGCCACACGCCCGCCCGTAAAGATCAGGAGCACATTCCGACGATTGCAGTCTCGATTCCCGATATTCCCGATCGCACCGCCTGTTTGCTTCACCACAGCGCCTCGCCGCTCGCAAAAATGATTGAGTATCTGTATGTGCTGGAGAATGCCGGGGCAACCTGCATTATTATGCCCTGCAACACCGCTCACTACTGGTTTGCCGAACTCAAGCGGCACAGCCGGGTGGAGATGCTGAGTATTATTGATGCCGCCTGCCAGCAGGTTCAGGCGCAACGCTTGCAGCATGTGGCGATTCTGGCAACCACCGCAACGGTGCAAGGCGGGATTTATCAGCAGGCGCTGGCCGCGCAACAGGTGCGCTGCACACTGCCCGATGCCGCACAACAAGAGGCGGTGATGGGCAGCATTTATGCTTACAAAGCCGGTGACGAAGCGGCAGCGCGCGCACTGCTGTTACCGGTGGCGGCGGCGCTACAGCAGCGTGGTGTGGAAAAAATCATTCTGGCCTGCACCGAGCTGCCGCTGATTCTGGCACCAGAAGTACAGGCCAGCCCAGGGCACTACCTTGATGCCACCGAAGCGTTAATTCGCCAAACCGTGGACTGGTATTACCGGCATCAACCCTCGTCGCCGCTGGCGGCATGA